The following are encoded in a window of Nibricoccus aquaticus genomic DNA:
- a CDS encoding efflux RND transporter periplasmic adaptor subunit has protein sequence MDAARPKSERPRKQRRLVAGVIAAALISCGVLGLMVLKPAAPTVERGLVLIDTVKRGSMLRQVRGVGTLVPEEIRWIASRTAGRVDRVLLRPGAAVTEESVILVLTNPEVEQAAANADSQLTAVEAELVNLNVTLEREVLAAESALASARAEREQSRLRAELNEELFKQGLLSSVDYKLSRVNAEHAGTRFEIEEKRFKFARDSIAPQLAVKQAEVSRLRAQAKLRHDELASLSVRAGMRGVLQILPVEIGSQVQTGVNLARVADPTRLKAQIRIAETQTRDIQVGQRVTVDTRNGVIEGDVERIDPSVQASTVAVDVRLSGELPRGARPDLSIEGVIEIERLDNVLYVTRPAFGQESGAVGLFKLEADGVHASLTRVMLGRSSVSLVEIVDGVQPGDRVILSDMSQWSAHERIQLQ, from the coding sequence ATGGACGCGGCGCGTCCGAAATCGGAACGGCCGAGGAAGCAGCGGCGGCTGGTTGCTGGAGTGATCGCCGCGGCGTTGATCAGCTGCGGCGTGCTTGGGCTGATGGTTTTGAAACCGGCGGCTCCGACGGTGGAGCGCGGGCTGGTCCTAATTGATACGGTGAAGCGCGGATCGATGCTGCGTCAGGTGCGCGGCGTCGGGACGCTGGTGCCGGAAGAGATTCGCTGGATCGCTTCGCGCACGGCGGGGCGGGTTGATCGCGTGCTGTTGCGTCCGGGCGCTGCGGTCACGGAAGAGAGTGTGATCCTAGTGCTCACGAATCCGGAGGTGGAGCAGGCGGCGGCGAATGCGGATTCACAACTGACGGCGGTCGAGGCGGAGCTGGTTAATTTGAACGTGACGCTGGAGCGCGAGGTGCTCGCGGCGGAGTCGGCGCTGGCGAGCGCGCGTGCGGAGCGGGAACAATCGCGGCTGCGCGCCGAGTTGAATGAGGAGCTTTTCAAGCAAGGGCTGCTCTCGTCGGTGGACTACAAACTTTCGCGCGTGAATGCGGAGCATGCGGGGACGCGTTTCGAGATTGAGGAGAAGCGGTTCAAATTTGCGCGGGACTCTATCGCGCCGCAGCTCGCGGTGAAGCAAGCGGAAGTGTCGCGGTTGCGCGCGCAGGCGAAACTGCGGCATGATGAATTGGCGTCGCTTTCTGTGCGGGCGGGTATGCGCGGTGTGTTGCAGATCCTGCCGGTGGAAATCGGTTCACAGGTGCAGACGGGCGTGAATTTGGCGCGAGTGGCGGATCCGACGCGGTTGAAGGCGCAGATCCGGATCGCGGAGACGCAGACGCGCGACATCCAGGTTGGTCAGCGCGTAACCGTCGATACGCGTAATGGCGTGATTGAAGGCGACGTGGAGCGGATCGATCCGTCGGTGCAGGCCAGCACGGTGGCGGTGGACGTGCGTTTGAGCGGCGAGCTGCCGCGGGGAGCGCGGCCGGATTTGTCGATTGAAGGCGTGATCGAGATCGAGCGACTGGACAATGTTCTCTACGTGACGCGTCCGGCGTTTGGGCAGGAGAGCGGGGCGGTGGGGTTGTTCAAACTCGAGGCCGATGGCGTGCACGCCTCGCTCACGCGTGTGATGCTCGGGCGGAGCTCGGTGAGCCTGGTCGAGATCGTCGATGGCGTGCAGCCCGGAGACCGCGTGATCCTTTCCGATATGTCGCAGTGGAGTGCGCATGAGAGGATCCAACTTCAATAA
- a CDS encoding ABC transporter permease, which yields MNLWHSLSSRFRALFRRRSFEADMAAEMADHLERATAANLAAGMSLEEARFAARRQFGGIDQLKEAAREQRTMSWEYVWRDLRFAARTLRRAPGFTAVCVLTLAIGIGANLAIFTALDATVFRPLHYPQPERIASLFEVMEDGGLNQASGGVFGDWREHSRSFEAVTLWALVSGNLRSSSGAVAVGGVEVTHEFTRVFGIHPLHGRGFLPEEDQSAETGRVIILSEELWRSHFGSDESVVGQTVVLDDVPRVVVGILPAGAWFWRGTQYFIPAILAPKTERSARTSHWADVNARLKPGVSMAQAEVELKALRGRLDPLYPAWKKKWSVAVRSLESQLARNPKQVMLGLSVAVALLLLIACANVANLLLARASDRAPEIALRAALGASSGQLMRHVMSESLLLSAAGGGLGVVLALGGVAVLQQVAAHLLINTITLQLDLRMLFIAVALTATSGVLCAVLPAWRVRRADLHGLLKSGGRSTQGGKTRAQSLLVISEITLTLVLLVGAGLMLKSLLQAARIDPGFSAKQVFAFDVSLPAQTYPKAQDRLLFSSELLDRLRAIPGVDKTGAGRAIPFSRGAFGEYMSRTGDAAARDRVLARLNFVSQDYFETIGARLREGRFFEAADNRTGAPQVAVINDTAARCFFPNGDAVGNRVSIGGRVYLIVGVVGAIVNGSLEAESEATGYVPLTFNPFKFSVVVRTSLPVDSILPAVRAEVERLNPGVPLGNVRSMEQAMEDSLKGRKLFRNLVAAFAITAAVLAYVGIYGVVSYAVATRRRELSVRLALGASPCGIIQLIIGQGLRLAFVGVGIGIVAALAGAKLIASQLYGVSAYDPAVFIAASLALVVVVIGACWFPAKRAANSNPVDALRSE from the coding sequence ATGAATCTCTGGCATTCTCTCTCTTCACGTTTTCGTGCGCTGTTTCGGCGGCGCTCTTTCGAAGCCGACATGGCTGCGGAGATGGCCGATCATCTTGAGCGTGCGACGGCGGCGAATCTCGCGGCAGGCATGTCGCTGGAGGAAGCGCGTTTCGCGGCGCGGCGGCAGTTTGGTGGAATCGATCAGCTCAAGGAAGCGGCGCGGGAGCAGCGGACGATGAGTTGGGAATATGTTTGGCGTGATCTGCGATTCGCGGCGCGAACGTTGCGGCGCGCGCCCGGGTTTACGGCGGTGTGTGTGTTGACGCTGGCGATCGGCATTGGGGCGAATCTCGCGATTTTCACGGCGCTGGATGCGACGGTGTTTCGTCCGCTGCATTATCCGCAGCCGGAGCGGATCGCGTCGCTTTTTGAGGTGATGGAGGATGGCGGTCTCAATCAGGCGTCGGGCGGGGTGTTCGGCGACTGGCGCGAGCATAGTCGAAGTTTTGAGGCCGTCACGCTGTGGGCTCTTGTAAGCGGTAATCTGCGTTCTTCGAGCGGCGCAGTTGCGGTCGGTGGAGTCGAAGTGACGCATGAGTTTACGCGTGTGTTTGGAATTCACCCATTGCACGGTCGCGGCTTCCTGCCCGAAGAGGATCAGTCGGCTGAAACAGGTCGCGTGATCATTCTTTCGGAGGAGTTATGGCGATCGCATTTTGGTTCCGATGAGTCAGTGGTTGGGCAGACGGTGGTGCTCGATGATGTGCCTCGCGTTGTCGTCGGCATTCTACCGGCTGGGGCGTGGTTCTGGCGCGGTACACAATATTTTATCCCCGCGATCCTCGCGCCAAAGACCGAACGGAGTGCACGGACTTCGCATTGGGCGGACGTGAACGCCCGCCTTAAGCCGGGTGTGTCGATGGCGCAGGCCGAGGTGGAGTTGAAGGCACTGCGCGGGCGTCTTGATCCGCTCTATCCTGCATGGAAAAAGAAATGGAGCGTGGCTGTGCGTTCGCTGGAGTCGCAGCTCGCGCGAAATCCGAAGCAGGTGATGCTGGGCTTGTCGGTAGCGGTGGCGCTTTTGCTTCTGATTGCATGTGCGAATGTCGCGAATCTCCTCCTAGCGCGAGCGAGTGACCGTGCGCCGGAAATCGCGCTGCGGGCAGCGTTAGGCGCGAGCAGCGGCCAGCTGATGCGGCATGTCATGAGCGAGAGTCTGTTACTGTCAGCAGCGGGTGGCGGCTTGGGTGTGGTGCTCGCACTGGGAGGTGTGGCTGTTTTGCAGCAAGTGGCTGCGCATCTACTCATCAACACCATCACCCTTCAGCTCGATCTGCGCATGTTGTTTATCGCGGTGGCGTTGACGGCGACGTCGGGCGTGCTTTGCGCGGTTTTGCCTGCGTGGCGCGTGCGCCGTGCGGATCTCCACGGACTACTCAAGAGCGGTGGCCGCTCGACGCAGGGCGGCAAAACCCGCGCGCAGTCATTGCTGGTGATTTCGGAAATCACGCTGACGCTTGTGTTGCTCGTGGGAGCGGGATTGATGCTGAAGAGTCTCTTGCAGGCGGCGCGCATCGATCCCGGTTTTTCTGCGAAGCAGGTATTCGCGTTTGATGTTTCGCTTCCGGCGCAGACATATCCGAAGGCGCAGGACCGGCTGTTGTTTTCAAGCGAGCTACTGGATCGTCTGCGGGCGATTCCTGGCGTCGATAAAACGGGCGCGGGACGAGCGATACCCTTTTCACGAGGGGCATTTGGAGAATACATGTCGCGAACGGGCGATGCTGCGGCACGCGATCGCGTGCTAGCGCGGTTGAATTTTGTCTCCCAAGATTATTTCGAGACGATCGGAGCACGGTTGCGCGAGGGACGTTTTTTCGAGGCGGCGGATAATCGTACGGGTGCGCCACAGGTGGCGGTCATCAACGATACGGCAGCCCGGTGCTTTTTTCCGAACGGTGACGCGGTAGGAAACCGCGTGAGTATCGGCGGGCGTGTTTACCTGATTGTCGGTGTCGTCGGGGCGATTGTGAATGGCTCGCTGGAGGCGGAGTCGGAAGCCACAGGCTACGTGCCGCTCACGTTTAATCCGTTCAAATTTTCGGTCGTGGTGCGGACGTCACTGCCGGTGGACTCGATTCTTCCTGCGGTGCGCGCTGAGGTGGAACGGCTCAATCCCGGCGTTCCGCTTGGGAATGTGAGAAGCATGGAGCAGGCAATGGAAGACTCGCTCAAGGGGCGGAAACTTTTCCGCAATCTGGTCGCGGCGTTTGCGATCACGGCGGCGGTGCTCGCGTACGTCGGCATTTACGGAGTCGTTTCCTATGCGGTGGCTACGAGGCGGCGGGAGTTGAGCGTGCGGCTGGCGTTGGGCGCTTCGCCGTGCGGAATCATTCAGTTGATAATCGGGCAGGGATTGCGGCTCGCGTTCGTCGGCGTGGGCATAGGCATCGTTGCGGCGCTGGCCGGAGCGAAACTCATCGCGAGTCAGCTGTATGGCGTGAGTGCGTATGATCCGGCGGTGTTCATCGCGGCGAGCCTGGCGCTGGTCGTTGTGGTGATCGGCGCGTGCTGGTTTCCGGCGAAGCGGGCGGCGAATTCCAATCCTGTGGATGCGTTGAGGAGCGAATGA
- a CDS encoding PadR family transcriptional regulator — MAKVEIIPGTLDMLILRVLNGGSTHGWGIAQRIHVLSSEVLKVEEGSLYPSLYRMEQKGWIDSEWGQSENNRRAKFYSLTKAGKKQLEAEKENWDQLVGAIKQVMSSA; from the coding sequence ATGGCAAAAGTTGAAATCATCCCTGGCACGCTGGACATGCTGATTCTTCGCGTCCTCAACGGCGGTTCCACACACGGGTGGGGGATCGCGCAGCGGATTCACGTTCTTTCGAGCGAAGTTCTCAAAGTGGAGGAAGGGTCGCTGTATCCCTCGCTTTATCGGATGGAGCAGAAGGGCTGGATCGACTCCGAGTGGGGGCAGTCGGAGAACAACCGGCGGGCGAAATTTTATTCTCTGACCAAGGCGGGCAAGAAGCAGCTCGAGGCGGAGAAGGAGAACTGGGATCAGCTCGTCGGCGCGATCAAGCAAGTGATGAGTTCGGCCTAG
- a CDS encoding sugar phosphate isomerase/epimerase family protein produces MINFSEASGGVTFGVVKRGGFFARWLRGALMSVVLVATSAATGRAEEGSGPAANGREETRVAAVAGEAKAITQRYQVAVIDLMILKRQKLSALPLAKEIGADGIELDMGSLGQRETFENRLADAAVQKEYLDQAKALGLGFCSVAMTGFYAQSFATRPTYERMVGDAIDTAKALGVTVVFLPLGVQGDLVKNPELKPRIVERLKMVAALAEKAGVVIGIETALDAKGEVALLEDVGSDAVKSYFNFSNALKNGRDLVGELKILGKERICQIHATDDDGVWLENNARIDLKAVKAALDEMGWRGWLVVERSRDAKRSGGADVVWNYSANVAYLKKVFQVR; encoded by the coding sequence GTTACTTTCGGTGTGGTGAAGCGCGGGGGATTTTTTGCGCGGTGGTTGCGCGGTGCGCTGATGAGCGTGGTGCTGGTGGCGACGAGTGCCGCGACGGGGCGGGCGGAGGAGGGAAGCGGTCCAGCCGCGAATGGGCGCGAAGAGACGCGAGTGGCTGCGGTGGCGGGCGAGGCGAAGGCGATCACGCAGCGGTACCAGGTGGCGGTGATCGATTTGATGATTTTGAAACGGCAGAAATTGAGCGCGTTGCCGCTGGCGAAGGAGATCGGGGCGGATGGAATCGAGCTGGATATGGGGTCGCTCGGGCAGCGGGAGACGTTCGAGAACCGGCTGGCGGATGCGGCGGTGCAGAAAGAATATCTCGATCAGGCGAAGGCGCTGGGGCTGGGGTTTTGCTCGGTGGCGATGACGGGGTTTTATGCGCAGTCGTTCGCGACGCGGCCGACGTATGAGCGGATGGTGGGCGATGCGATCGACACGGCGAAGGCGCTGGGCGTGACGGTCGTTTTCCTGCCGCTGGGTGTGCAGGGGGATCTGGTGAAGAACCCGGAGTTGAAGCCGCGCATCGTGGAGCGGCTGAAGATGGTCGCGGCGCTGGCGGAGAAGGCGGGCGTGGTGATCGGGATCGAGACGGCGCTGGATGCGAAAGGTGAGGTAGCTTTGCTGGAGGATGTCGGCTCGGACGCGGTGAAGAGTTATTTCAATTTCTCGAATGCGCTGAAGAATGGGCGCGATCTGGTGGGGGAATTAAAGATCTTGGGGAAGGAGCGGATCTGTCAGATTCACGCGACGGATGATGACGGGGTGTGGTTGGAGAATAATGCGCGGATCGATTTGAAAGCGGTGAAGGCGGCGCTCGATGAGATGGGGTGGCGCGGGTGGCTGGTGGTGGAACGCTCGCGAGATGCGAAGCGATCGGGCGGGGCGGATGTGGTGTGGAATTATTCGGCGAACGTCGCGTATCTGAAGAAGGTGTTTCAGGTGAGGTGA